The Moorena producens PAL-8-15-08-1 genomic interval GGGGTTAACTGCTGCAAATGTTTGATAATTCCCCCGTGTCTCTAGGCGATTGACGGCTGACTGAACGACTTCGATATTGCGAGCCTGTAACTCCGCTAAGCCTTCTGAGATGGCATAGAGTCCTTCTAGATTGTTGGTGGTTGCTACTATCCTCCCTGGAGATTCTAGGTAGGGCCAGACTTCTTTGAGTAGAGTTTTGATTGGTCGTCCTCCTTCAAGGCAAACTCGGTGGGGTTTTAATGGTAGATCTTTGAGACATTCTGGGGCGTTACCTTCGATGACTTCTACGTTGGTGACATTAAAGCGATCGCAATTGTGTCGAATCAGGTTGGCTACTTCTTCATCCCGTTCTACGGCAATAATCTCACTTTTGGGACACAGTAGTCCAATTTCTACAGGAATGGTACCGGTTCCAGCACCGATGTCCCACAACCGGTCTTGGCTTCCTAGTCGTAGAGCAGAAATGATCAGCAGCCTGACTTCTCGCTTACTTAAGGGAATACCGGGTAGGCGTTCAAAGAGGTGATCTGGGATTCCAGGAGTAATGTATGGCCAAATTGGGGATGACATTTGTGGTATTTAGGTTTCGGGGTATTTTTTTTACTTTAGTTATTTTGATTTATTAAACTAAGCAATTCAGGTATAGAACACATATTTTTTTAATAAAAAGTATTATCAATACAGCGATTCTTTACCTGTTATTATATTTTAATAAGTTTAATATCATCAAAGGATTACTGTGTCTATTTTTGATAGTTTTAGATTTTAGTTTTTATCATAAATAGGAGATAAATTTTATTACAAATTAGCATCCATTTGTCCGAAATAACCATAAATATTTACAAAGATTATAACCTTGATCATACTTATGAGGTACATTCAATTTTATTCCCTCTTTATTAAGGGGGTAAACCCCCAATAAGCTGGTATTCATTTAAATTTTATCGTTATGACAGCAGGGGAGCTCGAATCCCCCCTAACCCCCCGCGCGTAAGGGGGGAATGGGAGCAGGGGATAGGGTTTGACGGTTTTTTTTATAACTGAATAATACCCAATTTAAATGGGCAAGAGCTTACCTCTGTGCAGTGCTACTCCCGACTCCGTTGGGCTTGCGCTTACAGTCGTCGAATTAAATTCGCGCTTATTGTCGCACCGCTCCCGACTCCCTCGGTGCGCTTGACCCGTAATTAAATTCGCGCTTATTGTCGCACCGCTCCCGACTCCCGACTCCCATTAAGCCAGCACGAGGTACCTGATCTAATTGAGAACTACTATACTAGTCAATAACCTTTAGGGTTTGGAGGCTGGGGTCGCTACAACCGGTAATTTGACCACCTAAGGTGATAATTTTTTGGAGGTATTCAATAGTAGTTGATTTGATTTGTTCTCCTGGCATTAGGGCTGGTATTCCTGGTGGATAGGGACAGATTAATTCGGCACTGATCCGGTTGATGGTTTCGGTTACCGGTAGGGTTTCGGTGGGAGCAAAGAAGGCTTCACGGGGGGAGAGTAAGGGTTGCAGGTTACAGGTTGCAGGGTGCAGGTTACAGAAGGCAGGTTGCTCAGTGGAGGAATTGCGATTATTTTGGGCAACTTTGATGAAAGCTTGTACAAGTTGCTGAATATCGGTTTGGGTATTGCCTAGGCTAATGATAAAGGTTAAGTGGTGAAGTGTTGGTAACTCCGCTGTGACACCAAGCTGTTGATCAAGAATTTCATCGGCTTCAAACCCACTTAATCCTAATTCGGTCACTCTTACGGTTAAGCGAGTTGGGTCTAGGGCTTGGAATCTTCGGGGTTTAATTAGTTCTAAAACTGATAATCCTGGAATTTGGCTGATTTTACTTCTGGCATCCTGGGCTAGCTGCAAGGTATGACTCATTAGTCGTTCTCCATGGAGTGCCATTTGTTGTCGTGCGGCATCTAGGGACGCGAGTAGTAAATAACTGGGACTGGTGGATTGAACTAGCTGTAAGGCTTTACTCAAGCGCTGAGCATCAATTCGATTGCCCTGAATGTGCAACATCGATGCCTGTGTCATGGCACCGAGTACTTTATGAGTTGATTGTACGCTTAAATCGGCTTCGGCTGATAGGGCATCGAGGGGTAAATCGGGATGGAAGGCAAAGTGAGGTCCATGGGCTTCATCCACCAGTAGGGGAATATTATGTTGGTGAACTATTTTAGCGATCGCTTTTATGTCACCACAGATTCCTTGATAGGTGGGATAGACCATCATCACCGCTTTAGTGTCCGGATGTTCAGTCAGGGCTTGGTTAACTGCGGTTGGGGTGATGCTATAAACCAAGTCAGTTGATGGGTCGTACTCAGGGTTAATAAAGATGGGGATAGCACCACACAAGACTAATCCTGCGATCGCGGATTGGTGGATATTGCGCGGTAACAGGATTTTGTCCCCGGTATAGCAGGTGGCTACTATAGCAGCCATCACCCCACAAGTAGAACCGTTGACTAGGAACCAAGTTTTGCTAGCACCAAAGGCTGCTGCTGCTAGGTCTTGGGCTTCTTGGATTACCCCTTCTGGAGCAAAAAGATTATCTAACTCCGGTAATTCTGGCAAATCAGCTCGAAATACTGATTTTCCTAGCAAATCCGCTAATGGCTCAGGTATTCCCTTCCCTTGTTTGTGTCCTGGTGCATAAAAGGCTGCATGGGGCTTTTGGGCTGATGCGCGCAGAGCGTCTAATAAAGGTGTCTTTTCCTGAGAAGGTGGTCGATTGTTCACAAATTTCTCCCAATGGCTCTACCATATCAAAAATTGAGCCAATTTTAAATCTTTGTGAGGTTAGCAGGGATTAAAAACCAGTGTGCTAGGGGAATCGCTAAGAGGATATCTCCCAAGTTTTTTTATACTGATTTTTGCCCCCCTAGCCCCCCAACTTTGGGGGGAACAAGAGTCAATTTGCTTCTAAAAGTACCCCGCCCCCCTAACCCCCCAATTCTGGGGGGAATTAGCGGATGCTTCGCTTTTTTACAGATGGGGACCAACGGGGGCTTGGATGTAGCAAATAAGACTTCTCAGACAACCTCTGAGGTGAGTAGGGATTCAAAACCAGTATACTAAGGGAATCGCAAAAAGCTATATCCTTGATCAAACTATAAAGGAATTGGTCAGCTAATGATCTCAACTATTACTGACTAACTAGTTTTTTAAATTCCGTTTATTGCTAGTAACGAATAATCAAATACTAGTCCACACACTGCTAGATACGGGCATGGATCAATTGGTTACTGATTGATAACCAGGATATCGATAATTTTTAATTTATATTATGTCCGAAAGTTCGGATCACTGATAGCTTAGACGTTTCAGATCACTTTATAATCAGAGATAGTCTCTATCCACACCCTTGCTCCACAATGTAAGGGATTATCAGGACGATACATTACTCTACATGGTCCATTAACTTCCACGGTATGACCATAAGTGTTTTTAGACCCTCGTTTTACGGTAATCACAGGGTTGCGCTCTCCGGTCTTGAGATTTTGGCGAATCACTTTCTGGTTAACGTGAATCACTGCAGGAGTGTAATTTGTACGCTTTGACCAGTTCCGCTTTGGACCGCGAGTGCCGGGCGTGACCACTGGCATGCCATCAAACAAAGGAATCACCCAAGTTCTACCCACTTTATAGGCTCCTTTGACTCTGCCTTTACCCAGAAGGTAACGGACGCGAGTGGCGGAAACACCTAGTAAATCGGCGGCTTGTGCGGTGGAAATCATCATAGCGGCTTAACCAT includes:
- the cbiT gene encoding precorrin-6Y C5,15-methyltransferase subunit CbiT; protein product: MSSPIWPYITPGIPDHLFERLPGIPLSKREVRLLIISALRLGSQDRLWDIGAGTGTIPVEIGLLCPKSEIIAVERDEEVANLIRHNCDRFNVTNVEVIEGNAPECLKDLPLKPHRVCLEGGRPIKTLLKEVWPYLESPGRIVATTNNLEGLYAISEGLAELQARNIEVVQSAVNRLETRGNYQTFAAVNPIFILSGEKLE
- a CDS encoding aminotransferase class I/II-fold pyridoxal phosphate-dependent enzyme; the protein is MNNRPPSQEKTPLLDALRASAQKPHAAFYAPGHKQGKGIPEPLADLLGKSVFRADLPELPELDNLFAPEGVIQEAQDLAAAAFGASKTWFLVNGSTCGVMAAIVATCYTGDKILLPRNIHQSAIAGLVLCGAIPIFINPEYDPSTDLVYSITPTAVNQALTEHPDTKAVMMVYPTYQGICGDIKAIAKIVHQHNIPLLVDEAHGPHFAFHPDLPLDALSAEADLSVQSTHKVLGAMTQASMLHIQGNRIDAQRLSKALQLVQSTSPSYLLLASLDAARQQMALHGERLMSHTLQLAQDARSKISQIPGLSVLELIKPRRFQALDPTRLTVRVTELGLSGFEADEILDQQLGVTAELPTLHHLTFIISLGNTQTDIQQLVQAFIKVAQNNRNSSTEQPAFCNLHPATCNLQPLLSPREAFFAPTETLPVTETINRISAELICPYPPGIPALMPGEQIKSTTIEYLQKIITLGGQITGCSDPSLQTLKVID
- a CDS encoding helix-turn-helix domain-containing protein — encoded protein: MMISTAQAADLLGVSATRVRYLLGKGRVKGAYKVGRTWVIPLFDGMPVVTPGTRGPKRNWSKRTNYTPAVIHVNQKVIRQNLKTGERNPVITVKRGSKNTYGHTVEVNGPCRVMYRPDNPLHCGARVWIETISDYKVI